A region of Granulicella sibirica DNA encodes the following proteins:
- a CDS encoding HU family DNA-binding protein: protein MTKADLVDKVTSLGDLTRRDGEVIVDTMFEAVIGALKADDKVEIRGFGSFRTRKRNPRIGRNPKTGARVDVPAKRVPFFKPAKELRDMVNIEAKTRSNGAGSVSGSVDPHHPPPM, encoded by the coding sequence ATGACTAAAGCTGACCTCGTCGACAAGGTAACCTCACTCGGCGATCTCACCCGGCGAGACGGAGAAGTGATCGTCGACACCATGTTTGAAGCTGTCATCGGCGCTCTCAAGGCTGACGACAAGGTTGAGATCCGGGGCTTCGGAAGTTTCCGTACGCGCAAACGAAATCCGCGCATCGGACGCAACCCAAAGACCGGGGCGCGGGTGGATGTTCCCGCAAAGCGCGTTCCCTTCTTCAAACCAGCGAAGGAACTGCGGGACATGGTGAACATCGAAGCGAAGACGAGGTCCAATGGTGCCGGTTCAGTCTCCGGTTCCGTAGACCCGCATCATCCTCCACCGATGTAA
- the sppA gene encoding signal peptide peptidase SppA, whose amino-acid sequence MPEDFASPPPPPPPPPANPQGNAPSGSTFPPNYGPVYGGGYPGAYGRPAYPGYPAALAPRRSGWFWVAVIGGSLAVIALLITAMLWSTVRAFTGTSTTTFNTGSSIAVIDVDGVILDADKVDTQLRKFGDDSSVKAILLHINSPGGGAAASQEIYHEVLRIRQEKHKKIVASVESVGASGAYYIASACDKIYANDASVVGSIGVIMEWTNYGDLMRWAKLKNVIIHAGELKDAGDPSRDLTPKEQAYFQSLVDNMYGQFIHDVAEGRHTTDDKIRPLATGQVWTGQQSLPLGLIDKVGGYRIALMDTAKDVGISGEPDIVKPSTKKGLSAFLNGDADDLFPTPGKILNQAPGFYFMWK is encoded by the coding sequence ATGCCGGAAGACTTCGCTTCGCCTCCACCACCGCCGCCTCCGCCTCCCGCGAATCCCCAGGGCAATGCGCCTTCCGGCTCGACTTTTCCTCCGAATTACGGCCCGGTGTACGGCGGCGGCTACCCGGGTGCGTATGGACGGCCGGCTTATCCGGGTTATCCGGCGGCGCTGGCCCCTCGGCGTTCGGGATGGTTCTGGGTTGCGGTGATTGGTGGATCGCTGGCTGTGATCGCCCTGCTGATTACCGCGATGCTCTGGTCGACCGTCCGTGCGTTCACTGGAACCTCCACCACGACCTTCAATACCGGTAGCTCGATCGCTGTCATCGATGTCGATGGCGTGATTCTCGATGCCGACAAGGTAGACACGCAGCTTCGTAAGTTCGGCGACGATAGCTCGGTGAAGGCGATTCTGCTGCACATCAATTCGCCTGGTGGCGGGGCGGCTGCTTCGCAGGAGATCTATCACGAGGTTCTTCGCATACGGCAGGAGAAGCATAAGAAGATCGTTGCGTCGGTCGAGTCGGTGGGAGCGTCGGGCGCTTATTACATCGCCAGTGCCTGCGACAAGATCTATGCGAACGACGCATCGGTGGTCGGGTCGATCGGCGTCATCATGGAGTGGACCAACTACGGCGACCTGATGCGCTGGGCCAAGCTGAAGAACGTGATCATCCATGCGGGCGAGTTGAAGGATGCGGGCGATCCGAGCCGCGATCTGACGCCGAAGGAGCAGGCTTACTTCCAATCGCTCGTCGACAATATGTATGGCCAGTTCATCCACGACGTCGCAGAGGGGCGTCACACGACCGATGACAAGATTCGTCCGCTTGCGACCGGGCAGGTCTGGACGGGGCAGCAGTCGCTGCCACTCGGGCTGATCGATAAGGTCGGCGGGTATCGGATCGCGCTGATGGATACGGCGAAGGATGTCGGCATCTCGGGCGAGCCGGATATCGTGAAGCCATCGACCAAGAAGGGGCTCTCGGCCTTTCTGAATGGCGACGCCGATGATCTGTTCCCGACTCCGGGGAAGATCCTGAACCAGGCTCCCGGCTTCTACTTCATGTGGAAGTAG
- a CDS encoding dolichyl-phosphate beta-glucosyltransferase, translating into MTHPHLSIVIPAYNECARIEATLERVLECVQQRGWDAEVLVIDDGSTDETPQIVERWMKLHPRLHLLKNPGNRGKGYSVRSGLLQAAGDIVMFTDADLSAPMEEAELLFAALDRGADVAIGSRWLDKARQTAHQPLYRRFFGRCFNGVVRLAMGLPFKDTQCGFKAFKRPVAQMIFRLQRIERWGFDPEILYLARKLKFRVEEVPVTWGHDERSRISYLKDGMKMLEEVGVIRWNSLAGRYDAAIALKDLQRAGEAAPQGRAQVDARGKVG; encoded by the coding sequence GTGACGCATCCCCATCTCAGCATCGTAATCCCGGCGTATAACGAATGTGCCCGCATTGAGGCGACGCTGGAACGCGTGCTGGAGTGCGTTCAGCAGCGCGGATGGGACGCCGAAGTCCTCGTGATCGACGACGGTTCGACCGACGAGACCCCGCAGATCGTTGAGCGCTGGATGAAGCTTCACCCGCGCCTTCACCTTCTCAAGAATCCCGGAAACCGTGGCAAAGGCTATAGCGTCCGCAGCGGCCTCCTTCAGGCGGCCGGTGACATCGTCATGTTCACCGACGCCGATCTCTCCGCGCCCATGGAAGAAGCGGAACTCCTCTTCGCCGCCCTCGATCGCGGCGCGGACGTCGCGATCGGCTCGCGCTGGCTCGATAAGGCCCGTCAGACCGCCCACCAGCCGCTCTACCGCCGCTTTTTTGGCCGCTGTTTCAACGGCGTCGTGCGCCTCGCCATGGGTCTCCCGTTCAAGGACACCCAGTGTGGCTTCAAGGCGTTCAAGCGCCCCGTTGCCCAGATGATCTTCCGTCTCCAGCGTATTGAGCGCTGGGGCTTCGATCCCGAGATCCTGTACCTCGCCCGCAAACTGAAGTTCCGCGTCGAAGAGGTTCCCGTCACCTGGGGCCACGACGAGCGCAGCCGCATCAGCTACCTCAAAGACGGCATGAAGATGCTCGAAGAGGTCGGCGTCATCCGCTGGAACAGCCTCGCCGGACGCTACGACGCGGCCATCGCTCTCAAGGACCTCCAGCGAGCCGGAGAAGCCGCTCCCCAGGGCCGTGCCCAGGTGGATGCGCGTGGTAAGGTCGGCTGA
- a CDS encoding glycosyltransferase family 87 protein, with protein MTIQDAPRTHDRRLLIFVLCSLLSVNVGIWAVYHLLHHGSPENIKGDLISFAHIGQWTDSWEPMLRSLDYFKAHPNEPLYFARLYDTLIYPLPSLFPLVFLRRLGLGETAVLRVLAICSWAAVWLVGMVSLALAKMLLARKGAKLSASSIAAVMLACLGFYPLLKGYAVGNAQTFLTLGFAALIFAWSAGWEKTSGVLVAGLTMVKPQYVLLLVWLALRRKWSALASGLLFAAIMFTISIAVFGLQNNLDYINVLASLSHKAQSHFGNQSMFGTLNRMVFNGENLEYHPFVYSPYIPWIYYTTVATSLILVASALFFPWGGLKGSTADLAAMGIISVAASPMAWEHHYGIVFPIFAWVWFSYGCWQDRKPWLLALSFFLCGNFLSPFNLLWDTPVLNILQSYMYMGALLLVFLLMRLSRTHPGTPSPVI; from the coding sequence TTGACCATTCAGGATGCGCCGCGCACGCATGACAGGCGTCTGCTGATCTTCGTTCTGTGCAGCCTGCTCTCGGTGAACGTCGGCATCTGGGCCGTCTACCACCTGCTCCACCACGGCAGTCCCGAAAACATCAAGGGCGACCTCATCTCTTTCGCCCACATCGGCCAGTGGACCGACTCCTGGGAGCCGATGCTCCGCTCCCTCGACTACTTCAAGGCTCACCCCAACGAGCCGCTTTACTTCGCCAGGCTCTACGACACCCTCATCTACCCGCTCCCATCGCTCTTCCCCCTCGTCTTCCTCCGCAGGCTAGGCCTCGGCGAGACCGCCGTCCTCCGCGTCCTCGCCATCTGCTCCTGGGCCGCCGTCTGGCTCGTCGGGATGGTCTCGCTCGCCCTGGCGAAGATGCTCCTCGCCCGCAAAGGCGCAAAGCTTTCCGCCAGCTCCATAGCCGCCGTCATGCTGGCCTGCCTCGGCTTTTACCCTTTGCTAAAGGGATACGCCGTCGGCAACGCCCAGACCTTCCTCACCTTAGGCTTCGCGGCCCTTATCTTCGCCTGGTCCGCCGGCTGGGAGAAGACCTCCGGAGTCCTCGTCGCCGGCCTCACAATGGTGAAGCCCCAGTACGTCCTCCTCCTAGTTTGGCTGGCCCTCCGCCGTAAGTGGAGCGCCCTGGCAAGCGGCCTCCTCTTCGCCGCGATCATGTTCACCATCTCCATCGCCGTCTTCGGCCTGCAGAACAACCTCGACTACATCAACGTCCTCGCCAGTCTCAGCCACAAGGCCCAATCGCACTTCGGCAACCAGTCCATGTTCGGCACGCTCAACCGCATGGTCTTCAACGGCGAAAACCTCGAGTACCACCCCTTCGTCTACTCCCCCTACATCCCCTGGATCTATTACACGACGGTCGCCACCTCCCTCATCCTCGTCGCCTCCGCCCTGTTCTTCCCCTGGGGCGGCCTCAAGGGCTCCACCGCCGACCTAGCCGCCATGGGCATCATCTCCGTCGCAGCCTCGCCCATGGCGTGGGAGCACCACTACGGCATCGTCTTCCCGATCTTCGCCTGGGTCTGGTTCTCTTACGGCTGTTGGCAGGACCGCAAGCCCTGGCTGCTCGCCCTCTCCTTCTTCCTCTGCGGAAACTTCCTCAGCCCCTTCAACCTCCTCTGGGACACACCCGTCCTCAACATCCTGCAGTCGTACATGTACATGGGAGCCCTTCTTCTCGTCTTTCTGCTCATGCGCCTGAGCCGCACCCATCCCGGCACACCATCGCCCGTCATTTAG
- a CDS encoding proline dehydrogenase family protein, translating into MLRSFFIALSTNKSMRAFSERSTIGRTMSSRFVAGMSVEEALSACEQLNREGIAASLDSLGESVATEAEAQKSAAIYFQLLDAIESRKLNANVSVKLTQMGMDFDPALAERIVAGMVERADRANSFVRIDMEGSGFTEATVAMTERLNARWPGRVGTVLQAYLFRTESDAERLIAKGIRIRLCKGAYKEPPEIAFPEKSDVDKNYVKLMERMVTSPVFCGIATHDEAIINALRRFVSAHNVPKSAFEFQMLYGIRRDLQRKLVAEGFGVRVYIPFGTEWYPYFMRRLAERPANVLFLAKNFFKS; encoded by the coding sequence ATGCTGCGTTCCTTCTTCATCGCGCTTTCGACCAACAAATCCATGCGCGCCTTCTCCGAGCGCTCCACCATCGGCCGAACCATGTCGAGCCGCTTCGTCGCCGGCATGTCCGTCGAAGAAGCCTTGAGCGCCTGCGAGCAGCTCAACCGCGAAGGCATCGCCGCCTCCCTCGATTCGCTCGGCGAGAGCGTAGCCACCGAGGCCGAAGCCCAGAAGAGCGCCGCCATCTACTTCCAGCTACTCGACGCCATCGAGTCCCGCAAGCTCAACGCCAACGTCAGCGTGAAGCTCACCCAGATGGGCATGGACTTCGACCCCGCCCTCGCCGAACGCATCGTCGCCGGTATGGTCGAGCGCGCCGACCGCGCCAACTCCTTCGTCCGCATCGACATGGAAGGCTCCGGCTTCACCGAGGCCACCGTCGCCATGACCGAGCGCCTCAATGCCCGCTGGCCCGGCCGCGTCGGCACCGTCCTCCAGGCCTATCTCTTCCGCACCGAGTCCGACGCCGAACGCCTCATCGCAAAGGGCATTCGCATCCGCCTCTGCAAAGGCGCCTACAAGGAGCCGCCCGAGATCGCCTTTCCCGAAAAGTCCGACGTCGACAAGAACTACGTCAAGCTCATGGAGCGGATGGTCACCTCGCCCGTCTTCTGCGGCATCGCCACCCACGACGAGGCCATCATCAACGCTCTCCGCCGCTTCGTCTCCGCCCACAACGTGCCGAAGTCAGCCTTCGAGTTCCAGATGCTCTACGGCATTCGTCGCGACCTGCAGCGGAAACTCGTCGCCGAGGGCTTCGGTGTCCGCGTCTACATTCCGTTCGGCACCGAGTGGTACCCCTACTTCATGCGCCGTCTTGCCGAGCGCCCCGCGAACGTCCTCTTCCTCGCCAAAAACTTCTTCAAGAGCTAG
- the rseP gene encoding RIP metalloprotease RseP gives MSLLSHLSASAVVELLIVLGIMVLVHEFGHFAVAKLCGIRVETFSIGFGKRLFGFRRGDTDYRLSLLPLGGYVKMSGDTPGEEPSGDPGEFNAHPRWQRILVALAGPFANFILALVIMTGLYMAHYERPLYLEGPAIVDYISASTPAAKTGIQAGDTIVRFDTVEKPTWEDIGLRSLLNLNQTVPFSYLHDGQRLDKTITIDSKEPAERFTLDTLGLDPRIQNAPVQINEVTAGTPAQRAGLQSKDIIAAVDGVSLHSLASLLDYLQDQAGKPAELSIVRDGQTIQKTLTPEMTEVQGLKAYRIGISITQPPVVIEKLPFGRALGESWNFFTKNSLLIRDVLKGMFTHHVSVKQLSGPIGIGQQVHEAFQTPGWSRLIELMAGISINLGIFNLLPIPILDGGMILFLAIESLFRRDINQVAKERIYQVAFVGLLCFAAFVIFNDLTKLVAR, from the coding sequence TTGTCCCTGCTCTCCCATCTCTCCGCATCCGCCGTCGTCGAGTTGCTCATCGTCCTCGGCATCATGGTTCTGGTCCACGAGTTCGGCCACTTCGCGGTCGCGAAGCTGTGCGGCATCCGGGTCGAGACGTTTTCAATCGGCTTTGGCAAGCGCCTTTTCGGCTTTCGCCGGGGCGATACGGACTACCGTCTCTCGCTTCTTCCGCTGGGCGGCTATGTGAAGATGTCGGGCGACACCCCGGGTGAGGAGCCTTCGGGCGATCCGGGCGAGTTCAATGCGCATCCGCGCTGGCAGAGAATCCTGGTCGCGCTGGCCGGTCCGTTCGCCAACTTCATCCTCGCGCTCGTCATTATGACGGGGCTGTACATGGCTCACTACGAGCGGCCGCTTTATCTGGAAGGACCGGCGATCGTCGATTACATCTCGGCGAGCACACCTGCGGCGAAGACGGGGATCCAGGCCGGAGACACGATTGTCCGGTTCGATACCGTCGAGAAGCCGACCTGGGAAGACATCGGGCTGCGTTCGCTGCTGAACCTGAACCAGACGGTTCCCTTCTCGTACCTGCATGACGGGCAGCGCCTCGACAAGACGATCACCATCGACTCGAAGGAACCCGCCGAGCGCTTTACGCTCGATACGCTTGGGCTGGATCCACGGATTCAGAATGCGCCGGTTCAGATCAACGAGGTAACGGCGGGTACGCCCGCACAGCGTGCCGGGCTGCAGTCGAAGGATATTATCGCGGCGGTCGATGGGGTGAGTCTTCACTCGCTCGCTTCGCTGCTGGACTACCTGCAGGACCAGGCAGGAAAACCGGCCGAGTTGAGCATCGTGCGCGATGGGCAGACGATCCAGAAGACGCTTACGCCCGAGATGACCGAGGTCCAGGGGCTGAAGGCCTATCGGATCGGCATCAGCATTACGCAGCCTCCGGTGGTGATCGAGAAGCTTCCGTTCGGGCGCGCACTTGGCGAGTCATGGAACTTCTTCACCAAAAACTCCCTGCTGATCCGCGATGTGCTGAAGGGCATGTTTACGCACCACGTGTCGGTGAAGCAGCTTAGCGGGCCGATCGGCATTGGGCAGCAGGTTCACGAGGCATTTCAGACGCCGGGCTGGAGCCGCCTGATTGAACTGATGGCGGGGATCTCGATCAACCTTGGCATTTTCAATCTGCTGCCAATCCCGATCCTCGACGGCGGCATGATTCTTTTCCTTGCCATTGAGAGCCTGTTCCGGCGTGACATCAACCAGGTGGCCAAGGAGAGGATCTACCAAGTGGCTTTCGTTGGGCTGCTTTGCTTCGCGGCGTTTGTGATCTTCAACGATCTGACGAAGCTGGTCGCGCGATAA
- the dxr gene encoding 1-deoxy-D-xylulose-5-phosphate reductoisomerase codes for MKKLAILGSTGSIGHSTLSICESYPDRYKVVTLAAGTNVDVALEQCIQWCPKIISMATEKCANALLKLLHQADIYDIEVLHGSAGATRVATHPDVNFVVSAIVGVAGLEATYAAICAGKTIGLANKECLVAAGDLIIAAARANRVALLPIDSEHNAIHQAMRGGTPAEVKQIWLTASGGPFRNTPAADFARITPAQALKHPTWTMGQRITIDSATMMNKGFEVIEACRLFDLPPAKVRVTVHPQSTVHSLVEFVDGSILAQISVTDMRLPILYALAYPERPVSDLTFDLKSLNQLDFSPPDFDRFPCLRLAYEAAEAGPSACIALNAADEIAVAAFLEGRIPFLGIPRTIEAVLAKTVAVAPSSIQQVLEADQRARATARQVVAGGAIVS; via the coding sequence ATCAAGAAGCTCGCGATCCTCGGCTCAACCGGCTCGATCGGCCACAGCACGCTCTCGATCTGCGAGAGCTATCCGGATCGCTATAAGGTCGTCACGCTGGCGGCTGGAACCAACGTCGATGTCGCGCTCGAGCAGTGCATCCAGTGGTGTCCGAAGATCATTTCGATGGCGACGGAGAAGTGCGCCAATGCCCTGCTGAAGCTTCTGCACCAGGCGGATATCTACGATATCGAGGTGCTGCACGGGTCGGCGGGGGCGACGAGGGTCGCGACGCATCCGGACGTGAACTTCGTTGTGTCGGCCATTGTCGGCGTGGCGGGGCTGGAGGCGACGTACGCGGCGATCTGCGCAGGAAAGACGATCGGGCTGGCCAACAAAGAATGCCTCGTTGCCGCGGGCGACCTGATCATTGCCGCAGCGCGGGCGAACCGGGTGGCGCTTCTGCCGATCGACTCCGAGCACAACGCCATTCACCAGGCGATGCGCGGTGGAACGCCTGCAGAGGTGAAGCAGATCTGGCTCACGGCGTCCGGCGGACCGTTTCGCAATACCCCGGCGGCAGACTTCGCGCGGATTACGCCGGCGCAGGCGCTCAAGCATCCGACGTGGACGATGGGGCAGAGGATCACGATCGACTCGGCCACGATGATGAACAAGGGCTTCGAGGTGATCGAGGCCTGCCGCCTGTTCGATCTGCCTCCGGCGAAGGTGCGGGTTACGGTTCATCCGCAGTCGACGGTGCATTCTCTGGTCGAGTTCGTGGACGGGTCGATCCTGGCCCAGATTTCGGTAACGGATATGCGGCTGCCGATTCTCTACGCGCTGGCTTATCCGGAGCGGCCGGTTTCTGATCTTACGTTTGACCTCAAGTCCTTGAATCAGCTAGACTTCTCTCCGCCGGACTTTGACCGATTCCCCTGCCTGCGACTGGCGTACGAGGCTGCCGAGGCGGGTCCAAGTGCCTGCATTGCGCTGAATGCCGCCGACGAGATCGCGGTGGCTGCGTTCCTCGAAGGTCGCATTCCATTTCTTGGGATTCCCCGTACGATTGAAGCTGTGCTGGCGAAAACCGTTGCCGTAGCTCCATCGTCTATCCAACAGGTGCTCGAGGCCGATCAGCGGGCCCGAGCCACCGCCCGCCAGGTCGTCGCGGGCGGTGCTATCGTCTCCTAG
- a CDS encoding phosphatidate cytidylyltransferase, which produces MQRILTAVVLIAAVFGLIFFGQLWMITLFAALVAELAAYEYIQLAKAGGADIPLVWMIVGTACLFLPIVPNWPLDAQLPLLSALALSLLAWNGFRAPLDHVLPDTAQGLFGLLYVGFPLTLIPLLWKQEDGPALLLFLMVCVWAGDIAALYIGRNFGKRKLAPRLSPGKTWEGSIASVVGSVLAGMAVVLVSDRLAARGSTFLHISEPVWQSLVLAIVINIAAQVGDLLESAIKRGAKVKDSGTMLPGHGGILDRIDALLLGAPVLWYALLIKDTFKLGGF; this is translated from the coding sequence ATGCAACGAATTCTAACCGCCGTCGTCCTCATCGCTGCCGTCTTTGGACTCATCTTCTTCGGTCAGCTTTGGATGATTACCCTGTTCGCCGCTCTCGTTGCCGAGCTTGCCGCGTATGAGTACATTCAGCTTGCCAAAGCGGGCGGGGCGGATATCCCTCTCGTGTGGATGATCGTTGGGACGGCTTGCCTTTTTCTTCCCATTGTTCCGAACTGGCCATTGGACGCGCAGCTTCCCCTGTTGAGTGCGCTCGCGCTGAGCCTGCTGGCCTGGAATGGGTTCCGCGCGCCGCTCGACCATGTGCTTCCGGATACGGCGCAGGGGCTCTTTGGACTGCTTTACGTAGGATTTCCGTTGACCTTGATTCCCCTGCTGTGGAAGCAGGAGGATGGTCCGGCACTTCTTCTGTTCCTGATGGTCTGCGTGTGGGCTGGCGACATCGCCGCACTTTATATCGGGCGGAACTTCGGAAAGCGCAAGCTCGCGCCGCGGCTCAGCCCGGGCAAGACGTGGGAGGGTTCGATTGCGTCGGTGGTTGGGTCCGTGCTTGCCGGGATGGCGGTCGTTCTGGTGAGCGATCGGCTGGCGGCGCGGGGGAGCACATTTCTTCACATCAGCGAACCGGTGTGGCAGTCGCTTGTCCTGGCCATCGTGATCAATATTGCTGCACAGGTCGGCGATCTGCTGGAATCGGCGATCAAGCGTGGGGCCAAGGTCAAGGATTCCGGCACCATGCTTCCGGGTCACGGAGGCATTCTCGACCGTATCGATGCCCTGCTGCTGGGCGCACCCGTGCTCTGGTACGCTCTGCTCATCAAAGACACCTTCAAGTTAGGCGGCTTTTAG
- a CDS encoding isoprenyl transferase, which produces MRASTPANRSPLPPPRIHELSPEEQSVYATLDPERVPQHVAIIMDGNGRWAGKRLLKRFLGHKQGAESVQFVVETASRINLPWLTLYAFSLENNLRRPKSEVSFLMTLLKNYLVGNVKRMNDNNVRMAYIGRTHELPAEVRDTMQWASEETARNTGTTLTLALNYGARSEIVDATRSILTNLIAEAHKRGCSLEDLLQVDGLETHLDEQHITGHLYTANMPDPDLVIRTSGEQRISNFLLWQIAYAEIFVTDRLWPDFRGLHLLEAIAAYQQRERRFGGLGEGTDEHLAGLEPASEVAEEISTELSGQASPVLTRR; this is translated from the coding sequence GTGCGCGCATCCACACCAGCGAACCGTTCTCCCCTGCCGCCGCCCCGGATCCATGAGCTTTCCCCCGAGGAGCAGAGCGTCTATGCGACGCTCGACCCGGAACGTGTGCCGCAGCACGTTGCGATCATCATGGACGGCAACGGCCGATGGGCCGGGAAACGGCTTCTGAAGAGATTTCTGGGACATAAACAGGGCGCGGAGAGCGTGCAGTTTGTGGTCGAGACCGCCTCGCGGATCAACCTGCCGTGGCTCACGCTATACGCGTTTTCGCTTGAGAACAACCTGCGCCGGCCGAAGTCCGAAGTCAGTTTCCTGATGACGCTGCTGAAGAATTACCTCGTCGGCAACGTGAAGCGAATGAACGACAACAACGTCCGGATGGCGTACATCGGGCGGACGCATGAGCTTCCAGCCGAGGTGCGGGACACGATGCAGTGGGCGTCGGAAGAGACGGCGCGGAACACGGGTACGACGCTGACGCTGGCGCTGAACTATGGAGCGCGGTCGGAGATCGTGGATGCGACACGGTCGATCCTGACGAACCTGATCGCGGAAGCGCACAAGCGGGGATGCTCGCTCGAGGATCTGCTGCAGGTGGATGGGCTGGAGACGCATCTCGATGAGCAGCATATTACGGGGCATCTCTATACGGCGAATATGCCTGACCCGGACCTGGTGATCCGGACGTCGGGCGAGCAGAGGATTTCGAATTTCCTGCTGTGGCAGATTGCGTATGCCGAGATCTTCGTCACGGACAGGCTGTGGCCGGACTTTCGCGGGCTGCACCTGCTTGAGGCGATCGCGGCGTACCAGCAACGCGAACGGCGGTTTGGCGGGCTGGGCGAGGGAACGGACGAGCATCTTGCCGGACTTGAGCCTGCCAGCGAGGTTGCCGAGGAGATTTCGACCGAGCTTTCGGGGCAGGCTTCTCCTGTACTGACTCGCCGGTAA
- a CDS encoding helix-turn-helix domain-containing protein — protein MQFRTANALCRRCHKSVVVQTPEPAPAPIALVPAQPVPDNGLQVAAAVRDLRHVRNLSQRQLAARMNVPRTYISKIENGKAMPTLSSLDRLARALEVDMSALLRDAKTRHRDEAAVLMNDPFLAEIAAFTSKLDTLQRSIFLNHVRELAAGHRRSA, from the coding sequence GTGCAATTCCGCACCGCGAATGCCTTGTGCCGCCGGTGCCACAAGAGCGTCGTCGTTCAAACCCCTGAACCGGCCCCCGCTCCTATCGCTCTTGTTCCAGCTCAGCCGGTTCCGGACAACGGCCTGCAGGTCGCCGCCGCAGTTCGCGACCTCCGGCACGTCCGTAATCTTTCGCAGCGTCAGCTTGCTGCACGCATGAACGTGCCGCGCACGTACATCTCGAAGATCGAGAACGGCAAGGCGATGCCGACGCTGTCCTCGCTCGACCGCCTGGCGCGGGCTCTCGAGGTGGATATGAGCGCGCTTCTCCGCGATGCCAAGACGCGGCACCGCGACGAGGCGGCTGTGCTCATGAACGATCCATTCCTGGCGGAGATCGCGGCCTTCACCTCGAAGCTCGATACGCTGCAGCGTTCGATCTTCCTGAACCACGTCCGCGAGTTGGCGGCCGGGCATCGCCGCAGCGCTTAA
- a CDS encoding HD domain-containing protein, which yields MTNAFTREHARDLLEEWTASPSLVKHGLSVSFSTEAYGVREAARLGLTGPEAEAFVETYACAGLLHDFDYDRHPSLTEHPFVGVAYLREHGWPEPILHAILAHADYSGTPRESHLDKALFACDELSGFLTACALVKPSKSIHDVEVAGVRKKMKDKAFARAVLREDITAGAELLAIPVEEHIGNCLAAMQAHAEELGLAGTPST from the coding sequence ATGACAAATGCATTCACCCGCGAACACGCTCGAGACCTTCTCGAGGAGTGGACCGCCTCACCCTCGCTCGTGAAGCACGGCCTCAGTGTGAGCTTTTCGACCGAAGCCTACGGCGTCCGCGAAGCCGCCCGCCTCGGCCTCACCGGCCCCGAAGCCGAAGCCTTCGTCGAAACCTACGCCTGTGCCGGCCTCCTCCACGACTTCGACTACGACCGTCATCCCTCGCTCACCGAGCATCCCTTCGTCGGCGTCGCCTACCTCCGCGAGCACGGCTGGCCCGAGCCCATCCTCCACGCCATCCTCGCCCACGCCGACTACTCCGGAACCCCCCGCGAATCGCACCTCGACAAGGCCCTCTTCGCCTGCGACGAGCTCTCCGGCTTCCTCACCGCCTGCGCCCTCGTCAAGCCGTCGAAGTCCATCCACGACGTCGAGGTCGCCGGCGTCCGAAAGAAAATGAAGGACAAGGCCTTCGCCCGCGCCGTCCTCCGCGAAGACATCACCGCCGGGGCCGAGCTCCTCGCCATCCCCGTCGAAGAGCACATCGGCAACTGTTTAGCCGCGATGCAGGCCCACGCCGAAGAACTGGGCCTCGCCGGAACCCCGTCCACCTAG